In one window of Arachis ipaensis cultivar K30076 chromosome B06, Araip1.1, whole genome shotgun sequence DNA:
- the LOC107647965 gene encoding LOW QUALITY PROTEIN: DNA-directed RNA polymerase 1A-like (The sequence of the model RefSeq protein was modified relative to this genomic sequence to represent the inferred CDS: deleted 1 base in 1 codon) gives MSFSCRVLHIMQRDAQEDPAIFSDALHARRLVNQVDRKLVKQTVMTSVYGVTYIGAREKIKRRLKERESGLDDDKLVGASCYAAKVTLTALEMFQGARNIIKWLCDCAKVIASENQPVCWTTPLGLPVVQPYRKLGRHIVKTLLQMLTLQRKTDKVMAKRQRTAFPPNFNHSLDGTHMMMTAVACKKEGLNFAGVHDSYWMHACDVDRMNRILREKFVELYETLVLENLLESFQGSFSTLMFPPLLERGDFDLREVLESPYFFN, from the exons ATGTCATTTTCATGCAGAGTATTGCACATTATGCAAAGGGATGCTCAGGAAGATCCTGCAATATTTTCCGATGCCCTACATGCAAGGAGACTAGTTAATCAG GTGGATAGAAAATTGGTTAAGCAGACAGTGATGACATCAGTATATGGTGTCACGTACATTGGTGCGCGTGAGAAGATAAAGAGGAGGTTGAAAGAAAGAGAATCCGGTTTAGATGATGACAAACTCGTTGGCGCTTCTTGTTATGCTGCAAAG GTCACCTTAACTGCCTTGGAGATGTTTCAAGGTGCACGGAATATTATAAAATGGCTTTGTGACTGTGCAAAA GTAATTGCATCTGAAAATCAGCCAGTCTGCTGGACCACTCCTCTTGGACTTCCTGTTGTGCAACCTTACCGGAAACTTGGAAGGCATATT GTCAAAACTTTACTTCAGATGTTGACATTGCAACGAAAAACAGATAAG GTCATGGCAAAGAGGCAGAGGACAGCATTTCCCCCAAATTTTAATCACTCACTTGATGGTACTCATATGATGATGACTGCAGTGGCCTGC AAAAAAGAAGGCTTGAATTTTGCAG GGGTTCATGACTCATATTGGATGCATGCGTGTGATGTGGATAGAATGAACAGAATACTCAGAGAGAAGTTTGTTGAACTCTATGAGACCCTAGTACTGGAAAAT TTACTGGAGAGCTTCCAGGGGTCTTTCTCAACATTAATGTTCCCCCCATTACTGGAACGGGGAGACTTCGACCTAAGGGAAGTTTTAGAGTCACCATATTTCTTCAACTGA
- the LOC107645679 gene encoding uncharacterized protein LOC107645679 translates to MYLRSNREEGPGEEEKRGKACPAVTTAAPLQLLPPSELRKVVLPAVECRRRVARERERETDSRGATHDRCRRSQARRHHHPRSCEEPLSCSCRCAPSSFPHPEPSICRHRYKGLSLEPRLSLSFRRRCRSSSCCRRFGVAAIGATSGGSLSSDSLCYCNCHYCCGNQRFCLAAAEGLPPSLELPRIIVEAAKIYGCWFQSCNHSSEVSSPVAGHFPGYMDYQVGMRPQIPVERKWALGIQTQFMLDQLADLQNRVEERGVPVEELLEANEVFCTGTAVVINPVFSVTYWDCDTDFWWHLEQRCKHWVS, encoded by the exons ATGTATCTAAGGTCAAAT AGAGAAGAGGGCccgggagaagaagagaagagaggaaaggCCTGCCCAGCCGTCACCACCGCAGCGCCGCTGCAGCTATTGCCACCTTCAGAGCTGCGGAAAGTCGTCCTCCCTGCCGTCGAATGCCGCCGTCGTGTcgcacgagagagagagagagagacagattCGAGAGGAGCTACCCACGATCGCTGCCGTCGAAGCCAGGCTCGTCGCCATCACCACCCACGAAGCTGCGAGGAGCCGCTGTCGTGCTCGTGTCGCTGTGCGCCGTCGAGCTTCCCTCACCCTGAGCCGTCGATCTGTCGCCACCGCTACAAGGGCTTGTCGCTGGAGCCACGACTGTCACTGAGCTTCCGTCGCCGCTGCCGTTCAAGCAGCTGCTGCCGTCGATTTGGAGTTGCTGCGATTGGAGCCACTAGTGGGGG TTCGTTGAGTTCTGATTCCTTGTGCTACTGTAACTGTCATTACTGCTGTGGGAACCAACGTTTCTGTTTGGCTGCTGCTGAAGGTCTTCCACCATCACTGGAGCTGCCCAGAATCATCGTGGAAGCTGCCAAGATATATG GATGCTGGTTTCAATCGTGTAATCATTCCAGTGAAGTTTCTTCTCCAGTTGCTGGGCACTTTCCAGGTTATATGGACTATCAAGTAGGAATGAGACCACAGATCCCTGTCGAGAGAAAATGGGCCCTCGGGATTCAG aCTCAGTTTATGCTTGACCAACTTGCTGATCTTCAGAACCGG GTAGAGGAGCGTGGTGTTCCAGTGGAAGAATTGTTAGAAGCTAATGAAGTTTTCTGCACCGGAACTGCTGTGGTTATCAACCCTGTTTTCTCTGTAACCTATTGGGATTGTGATACTGATTTCTGGTGGCAT CTGGAGCAGAGGTGCAAGCATTGGGTGTCATAG
- the LOC107645678 gene encoding lysM domain receptor-like kinase 3 isoform X2 → MKISMLVGEDQHKKSTKQQRGGGAMKVLICQHERILGRVNYLMEISSELVANFGLTKLREVGSFLSLHTRLVGTFGYMPPVGSKCFNQLKVVTGAAPTILLAIKSEENKLQEVMVGLAANVFTFMSSQESSYVFQEAGIIEVELASILVDILKKHKYPATKVLRIGRFAIEFAI, encoded by the exons ATGAAAATTTCAATGCTAGTTGGTGAAGATCAACACAAAAAGTCCACAAAACAACAAAGAGGTGGTGGAGCCATGAAGGTATTAATATGTCAGCATGAAAG GATATTAGGAAGAGTTAATTATCTTATGGAGATTTCATCTGAATTG GTTGCAAATTTTGGGCTAACTAAACTTAGGGAAGTTGGAAGCTTTTTATCACTTCATACTCGTCTTGTGGGAACATTTGGATACATGCCTCCAGT TGGATCAAAATGCTTCAACCAGCTAAAGGTTGTTACGGGCGCAGCACCAACA ATACTTCTGGCAATCAAATCAGAAGAAAACAAGCTACAAGAAGTCATGGTTGGATTAGCAGCAAATGTTTTCACATTCATGTCCTCTCAGGAATCAAGCTATGTATTTCAAGAAGCCGGAATCATTGAAGTTGAACTGGCAAGTATACTAGTAGATATTCTCAAGAAGCACAAGTATCCGGCAACAAAGGTGCTGAGGATAGGGAGGTTTGCCATAGAGTTTGCGATTTAG
- the LOC107645678 gene encoding lysM domain receptor-like kinase 3 isoform X1 — MKISMLVGEDQHKKSTKQQRGGGAMKVLICQHERILGRVNYLMEISSELVLEIHQVANFGLTKLREVGSFLSLHTRLVGTFGYMPPVGSKCFNQLKVVTGAAPTILLAIKSEENKLQEVMVGLAANVFTFMSSQESSYVFQEAGIIEVELASILVDILKKHKYPATKVLRIGRFAIEFAI, encoded by the exons ATGAAAATTTCAATGCTAGTTGGTGAAGATCAACACAAAAAGTCCACAAAACAACAAAGAGGTGGTGGAGCCATGAAGGTATTAATATGTCAGCATGAAAG GATATTAGGAAGAGTTAATTATCTTATGGAGATTTCATCTGAATTG GTTTTGGAAATTCACCAGGTTGCAAATTTTGGGCTAACTAAACTTAGGGAAGTTGGAAGCTTTTTATCACTTCATACTCGTCTTGTGGGAACATTTGGATACATGCCTCCAGT TGGATCAAAATGCTTCAACCAGCTAAAGGTTGTTACGGGCGCAGCACCAACA ATACTTCTGGCAATCAAATCAGAAGAAAACAAGCTACAAGAAGTCATGGTTGGATTAGCAGCAAATGTTTTCACATTCATGTCCTCTCAGGAATCAAGCTATGTATTTCAAGAAGCCGGAATCATTGAAGTTGAACTGGCAAGTATACTAGTAGATATTCTCAAGAAGCACAAGTATCCGGCAACAAAGGTGCTGAGGATAGGGAGGTTTGCCATAGAGTTTGCGATTTAG
- the LOC107645678 gene encoding lysM domain receptor-like kinase 3 isoform X3 — MKVLICQHERILGRVNYLMEISSELVLEIHQVANFGLTKLREVGSFLSLHTRLVGTFGYMPPVGSKCFNQLKVVTGAAPTILLAIKSEENKLQEVMVGLAANVFTFMSSQESSYVFQEAGIIEVELASILVDILKKHKYPATKVLRIGRFAIEFAI; from the exons ATGAAGGTATTAATATGTCAGCATGAAAG GATATTAGGAAGAGTTAATTATCTTATGGAGATTTCATCTGAATTG GTTTTGGAAATTCACCAGGTTGCAAATTTTGGGCTAACTAAACTTAGGGAAGTTGGAAGCTTTTTATCACTTCATACTCGTCTTGTGGGAACATTTGGATACATGCCTCCAGT TGGATCAAAATGCTTCAACCAGCTAAAGGTTGTTACGGGCGCAGCACCAACA ATACTTCTGGCAATCAAATCAGAAGAAAACAAGCTACAAGAAGTCATGGTTGGATTAGCAGCAAATGTTTTCACATTCATGTCCTCTCAGGAATCAAGCTATGTATTTCAAGAAGCCGGAATCATTGAAGTTGAACTGGCAAGTATACTAGTAGATATTCTCAAGAAGCACAAGTATCCGGCAACAAAGGTGCTGAGGATAGGGAGGTTTGCCATAGAGTTTGCGATTTAG
- the LOC107645678 gene encoding lysM domain receptor-like kinase 3 isoform X4 — MEISSELVANFGLTKLREVGSFLSLHTRLVGTFGYMPPVGSKCFNQLKVVTGAAPTILLAIKSEENKLQEVMVGLAANVFTFMSSQESSYVFQEAGIIEVELASILVDILKKHKYPATKVLRIGRFAIEFAI, encoded by the exons ATGGAGATTTCATCTGAATTG GTTGCAAATTTTGGGCTAACTAAACTTAGGGAAGTTGGAAGCTTTTTATCACTTCATACTCGTCTTGTGGGAACATTTGGATACATGCCTCCAGT TGGATCAAAATGCTTCAACCAGCTAAAGGTTGTTACGGGCGCAGCACCAACA ATACTTCTGGCAATCAAATCAGAAGAAAACAAGCTACAAGAAGTCATGGTTGGATTAGCAGCAAATGTTTTCACATTCATGTCCTCTCAGGAATCAAGCTATGTATTTCAAGAAGCCGGAATCATTGAAGTTGAACTGGCAAGTATACTAGTAGATATTCTCAAGAAGCACAAGTATCCGGCAACAAAGGTGCTGAGGATAGGGAGGTTTGCCATAGAGTTTGCGATTTAG
- the LOC107645680 gene encoding uncharacterized protein LOC107645680 isoform X1 — translation MWAVRCLPLKNRVLRAYCSKATWVVEDDSGTSKRMSNTLPSLHASSNVETSQRKLKLDLAGEGFLPSLTAAHAISDIIKGHYSQPWLSWKKIPDATRKFWWEKFKSKHQFFPPDLYWARKNFERRDVALLKNLLGKARASRVKPQWIEDGVWDALCAYWNTDTGFLQKSVQGKSNRASGCSGFGAALRTAGPISVTQHKTNMKISLKRIPTQLELFAKTHKHKDETWVDKKSKHVEECHDTHIS, via the exons ATGTGGGCCGTTCGTTGTCTTCCTCTCAA GAATCGAGTGCTGAGAGCTTATTGCTCCAAAGCTACTTGGGTGGTGGAAGATGATTCTGGAACTTCCAAAAGG ATGTCTAATACACTTCCCTCATTACACGCGTCTTCAA ATGTTGAGACAAGTCAAAGGAAGCTAAAACTGGACTTGGCAGGAGAAGG ATTTTTACCTTCACTTACCGCGGCTCATGCAATTTCGGACATCATTAAAGGGCATTACTCTCAGCCATGGCTTTCGTGGAAAAAGATACCAGATGCTACTAGGAAATTTTGGTGGGAAAAGTTCAAA AGCAAACATCAGTTTTTTCCTCCAGATCTTTATTGGGCTCGAAAAAATTTTGAGAGGCGAGATGTGGCGTTACTAAAAAATTTGTTGGGAAAAGCTCGTGCAAGTCGTGTCAAACCTCAATGGATAGAAGATGGTGTGTGGGATGCTCTCTGTGCTTATTGGAATACTGACACTGGGTTTCTACAAAAGAGCGTGCAAGGCAAGTCAAATCGAGCATCTGGTTGCAGCGGATTTGGAGCGGCTCTTCGTACTGCTGGCCCAATTTCCGTTACCCAACACAAAACTAATATG AAAATATCATTAAAGAGGATTCCAACACAGTTAGAATTGTTTGCGAAGACCCACAAACACAAAGATGAGACATGGGTGGATAAGAAATCAAAACATGTTGAG GAATGTCACGATACACATATTTCATAA
- the LOC107645680 gene encoding uncharacterized protein LOC107645680 isoform X2 — MWAVRCLPLKNRVLRAYCSKATWVVEDDSGTSKRMSNTLPSLHASSNVETSQRKLKLDLAGEGFLPSLTAAHAISDIIKGHYSQPWLSWKKIPDATRKFWWEKFKSKHQFFPPDLYWARKNFERRDVALLKNLLGKARASRVKPQWIEDGVWDALCAYWNTDTGFLQKSVQGKSNRASGCSGFGAALRTAGPISVTQHKTNMKISLKRIPTQLELFAKTHKHKDETWVDKKSKHVEECHDTHIS, encoded by the exons ATGTGGGCCGTTCGTTGTCTTCCTCTCAA GAATCGAGTGCTGAGAGCTTATTGCTCCAAAGCTACTTGGGTGGTGGAAGATGATTCTGGAACTTCCAAAAGG ATGTCTAATACA CTTCCCTCATTACACGCGTCTTCAAATGTTGAGACAAGTCAAAGGAAGCTAAAACTGGACTTGGCAGGAGAAGG ATTTTTACCTTCACTTACCGCGGCTCATGCAATTTCGGACATCATTAAAGGGCATTACTCTCAGCCATGGCTTTCGTGGAAAAAGATACCAGATGCTACTAGGAAATTTTGGTGGGAAAAGTTCAAA AGCAAACATCAGTTTTTTCCTCCAGATCTTTATTGGGCTCGAAAAAATTTTGAGAGGCGAGATGTGGCGTTACTAAAAAATTTGTTGGGAAAAGCTCGTGCAAGTCGTGTCAAACCTCAATGGATAGAAGATGGTGTGTGGGATGCTCTCTGTGCTTATTGGAATACTGACACTGGGTTTCTACAAAAGAGCGTGCAAGGCAAGTCAAATCGAGCATCTGGTTGCAGCGGATTTGGAGCGGCTCTTCGTACTGCTGGCCCAATTTCCGTTACCCAACACAAAACTAATATG AAAATATCATTAAAGAGGATTCCAACACAGTTAGAATTGTTTGCGAAGACCCACAAACACAAAGATGAGACATGGGTGGATAAGAAATCAAAACATGTTGAG GAATGTCACGATACACATATTTCATAA